The Papaver somniferum cultivar HN1 chromosome 6, ASM357369v1, whole genome shotgun sequence genome segment AACGAGGCTCTGTGTAACTGCAGTATTTTACATTAAAGAAGTAGGGAAACTTAGTATTCATCGAACACcagttgattccatgatcaagaGTTTTCCTGTCGTTCATGGTGTACAACCAACATTTACATTAAAGACTCGACTAATATAGTAGACTATTGTATGTTTCTTTTGAGGTTGTTATCAATTTCATTTGGACATTATGATATCTTGGATTTTAATTTGAGGGGTTTGCTAATTGTTGTAATTTGCACTATCTCCATATTTGTTTCCTTCAGATTTTGTCCAGCTCAACAAGTCagaatttctttctttttatacAAGTTTGAAGGTTGGTAAAGTCAAAAACTTGGGGAATGAAAATGTCTCTTAAGTTTAAAGCTCGGTAGTTTAGCCGGAACAAAATATTGATCGGTACCAACATCCGTTGATAAGTTCATACAGTAACGAAGCAACAACATTTATTGATCGGTACCAAGACGGTGATGAAATTTTTGAAAGTGGCCATAATTATGATTTGGTTTACCTTACCATTTTCTAACCCAGCTCTAGATTTGTAAGCTATCTTTTTCATAGATGTGAGTCATGTgacagagaggtgatgaagcTTTTGTGATGTTATTCGAATGAGTTTGGTAATTCTTCCCAGTGTAGTATTGATCTCACTTCAACTATTTGTAGTCTTTTATCagttgaaaaccaaaaccatagAATTCGTTTCACGATGCATAGCATTGCACTTACCAAGTGATACACTCCCTAAAATCCGGTTCCATAATTAGTGTCCAATGTTTTTAAGAGCAATAACACGACCTAATGTTGTCGTTATTACAACACTATTGAATAAACCAGATAAGTTTGGTTATTAAGAGCAACAACACAACCCGAATACAATCAAGAACATATATACATTATACGTAAAATGTTAGAAGTTAACATTCAAAACGACAACTACGTCACCAACCCGgagcccgtgccgttacggcacgggtcataccCTAGTCATCAGACATAGAACAATTTATAGAGAATACCTGATTTTGGACTTCTTTTTCGTGGTATATATAGTCATCTTGTTTGTGAATCCCATTGACCCTAGAGACTCCTCACCGTTTTGTGTTTCCTCGGGTAATTCTTATTCCTCCTGattacataaaataaaataaactttgCTCTACCTCTATTAACCTCATGAATAGGTTCACCAGTACATGAAACCCCCATTGGTAACACACATCTTTCGTGGGTCTCTGCAATACAGTATACAGTGTTCTTTACAGTTCAGTAACCAGTCATCAATACGACAATGAAAATGATTCCAACTATTCCACCCGCAATACACAAAAATCGCTGTTGGCATATTCcagctttttttctttcttatgtccaGATGAAGCTAAAGCAGCtaaacaaataaataggagaAGAACTCGCCCAATGGAAGGAGTATGAGGGACTCAATTGGCAAGTAGAAATATTCTATATTCGATATCATGGGTGTCATGTCTGCTAGAGTTACTATTGCGCcattaatgaagatgatgaagttatGGGGATGAAGATAAGTAACAAAAGAATACATGATAGAAGAGCAGTGTGGACAACCATCAAATGCATAATCAATCATCTACAATTAAAAACTAGTCATGACTCCTGAGCCAACTTTTACTACATAAAGGAGTGAGGCAGAGTTAAACACTGCTTCTAGTTTACTTGTATGAAAAAGTTGTGAGATAGGCTAAATACATCATTTCTTCACTATTGTTTAGGAGTACTAGGTTTTTGTAAAATCACACCGTTTATGAGGTGAACCAAATTGCCCTCGAGAGATAGTCAGTAGGAAAGGTTGGGTTCTGTTTCACTTCCTCTCTACAGTACTTTGCTCTTAAGAGGGTGATCAAGGTCAAAACCATGAAGGCACAAATGACATTAACCCAGTTGAATTCTTTGTATTTTGGTTGGTAAAGTTAAGGGAAACATAATAGATAAAAGATAATTTTATGAAAtataagaaaacaacaataaacaTTGACCAATTTGTAGTAAGACAAAACAAAAAGACTTTGCAAACGCACCATGACCTTGCAATCTGGCTATGACTGTAAGGTAAGAGTGAGAATGGCAGTTGCTCAAGCAGTCAATCTCAACTAGTAGGTTTGTCTTGATGGCTTTCGATATGTACTTACAAAGTTTCCTTCAGTTATTTCCATGCGAACAAACATATATGTAAGAAGAAAGATACTAACCAGATATCAAGTACAGAAGAGAGAGATGAGTTTTGGAGGAGAGATTGTTCTGGGTATAATAGGACTCTGGGGATTATTCTTAAGACCCATGTTAATGAGATATGCAGGAGAAATGGCTGAAGTTATGGGTTATGCAATGCATGGTATCTACACCGGCAACCCTTCTCTTGCTCTTGCTACTTATCTACCTTATTCTGTTTCCTTTCTCTACCCACATTAAAAACATCAAAGCTTATATATGTAAATCCCAAAACCCACCATTCTCAACATTTCACACAAACAACAGCATGTAATAGAAATCAATATCAGAGAAATAATAAGTAGATTAAATTCGTCTAATTCTTCGTTCTATCAAGTTCAGAAATTCATGTAACATCGAAAATATATCTCAGGTGTACAATTCAGATTCATAACGAGAATCTCTAACCAAATCAGAATCTAAAAGAACACTACTCAAGGTAAGTTTAGGCAAAACATCTTTAAGAACTACAGATTTAAGATAAGAGATTACAGAATAACCATTTTGGGGCCAGGTAACGCATAACGTTGCACGAATCTTCTTAATTtgacaacgagcaagaagagcagcagaAATTCCGTCAATAACACTTCCAGATGGAAAATAATCCAAGCCTTTCACCATTGCTTCACTAGTTAACTTCTCCTCCATTGTTTCTAGTTTAAACCCTAGTATCTCATCCGGAGGAAGTTTCCCACGGAAATTTCTACTCTCAATCGAATCGAGAATGAGTACTTTCTCTGGATGAATCTTGTTTCCATCGATTAGTAGTTTTGCAACGGTGTGAGATCTTTCTGGGGAGATCGAAAACTGAGTAAGCACTAAAAGGATCGATCTCCCATCATCACCATTAATAGAGTAGATATTACATGACTTATCCTTTGGAGAAGGTTCAATGGAGTTTCCTGAAAAGGGTACTTCAGGAAGAATGAGTGatccaattagggtttttgaagagATTTggtgaagcagatgaagagagggaGAGGAGATGGCGATGATGAGTAAAGATGGGCTGAGTAAATTGGAGTTGGGGtcagagaaaagaagaaagggGGAGGGGAGTGGAGGTGAGGGTTTGATaaagttgtcaagatcttcattgaAAAACCTTGATGGCGGTGGTGCTTCAGTTAGGGCATCTTCCATGGCTGCttgtttctttttctctctctttagTCTTTAGTCTTTACTCTCAAAAAGAGACCGTGATTTAATTTTGGGCTCTGTAAAAGATGGTTCTTATAAAAGGGAGTGGAAATAGTTATTTCAGCCCAACCGTAATTGTCTTTGTGCACCCATTGTAGTGTGTTTGCTGCCGGAGAAATAGCAGGCTTTTCTGTTAGCACAACACGTTCTCCACAAAGTCAGGGAGCTGTTCAAcaacaaaatactcagtcaggtCTTCAACAAATATCTCCGACTAATATCTAGGATCTTCCATGTATCTCTATTTACAGTTTTGACTAATGTAAACTTCCTCTGCTATAaataaagaagtttaaatctccaCAGATtgtgtggaagatattcaccaaataTACACTTCTAGCTTGATATCAGGCTCTAAAATCCAAGTTCACCTTCCGCATATATcccaaaacaacaaaaacaaaaaaagattgaagaacaaaCACAACTGTCACAGAAACAGCTATGGCAGATACAACAAACGctcttagacaagttcaaatCCATCATCTTGTCACTTTGAAGCACACTGAAACAAACCACATACTATGGAAAGCTCAGTTCAAACCCATCTTAAAGGGTCATGGAATAACTGGATTCATTGATGGATCAAAAGAAATCCCAGAACGCACTCTCCCGGACAGTGATGAAATCAACCCTGCCTTCACTGCATATGAAGCACAAGATGCGTTAATCATTGGTTGGTTAAACTCCACCCTTACACCAGAAGTTCTCAGCATTGTTGCAAAGCTGGATACTTTAAAAGCAATATGGGATACACTGGAAGCTGAGTTTGTGCCTAATACGTTTGCTCACCAGATGAATCTCAAGAAGAAACTGCATAACTTGTCCAAAGGTAACAAGTCTTTGAAAGCTTATTTAAATGAAGATAAACATTTGTTTGATGAACTTGCAACAACTGGTTACACAGTTCCTGCTAATGAAATGAAGCAATCCATCTGTAATGGATTGAATCGGTCTTATGATCCAATAGTTACTGTGTTGGGTACTGCTGATAACATGGATATCCAGACTTTTAAGTCTCATCTTCTTACCTACGAGATGCGTCAGGAGAATCAACTGTCTCAGGAATCCCAACCCATGGCAAATCTTGTAACTTCGAGTACAGCATCTTCCAGCAAAAATCAACCAAGGATGAACACCAATCAGCCCAGAAGAAATTCACCTCCTAACAATAACAATCGTCGTCCACCTAACCAGCAACGTGGTTCTCCTCAATGGGATGTATACTGTCAGATACGCAAGAAAAGAAACCACACTGCAGATCGTTGTTGGTTTCGTTATGATAGGAGCAATGAAAATCGCCAAAGGCCTGCAGAGGCGTATGTTGCTTTTCCTGACACAACTAATACTCAGTGGGTCACAGATACGGGTGCGACAAATCATATGACTGCTGATGCTCAGAATTTGTGCATCCCACATGAATATGATGGACCTGATCAAGTGAGAGTTGG includes the following:
- the LOC113287653 gene encoding uncharacterized protein LOC113287653 gives rise to the protein MEDALTEAPPPSRFFNEDLDNFIKPSPPLPSPFLLFSDPNSNLLSPSLLIIAISSPSLHLLHQISSKTLIGSLILPEVPFSGNSIEPSPKDKSCNIYSINGDDGRSILLVLTQFSISPERSHTVAKLLIDGNKIHPEKVLILDSIESRNFRGKLPPDEILGFKLETMEEKLTSEAMVKGLDYFPSGSVIDGISAALLARCQIKKIRATLCVTWPQNGYSVISYLKSVVLKDVLPKLTLSSVLLDSDLVRDSRYESELYT